In Candida orthopsilosis Co 90-125, chromosome 6 draft sequence, the following are encoded in one genomic region:
- a CDS encoding Tul1 protein (S. cerevisiae homolog TUL1 has ubiquitin-protein ligase activity, has role in protein ubiquitination, ubiquitin-dependent protein catabolic process via the multivesicular body sorting pathway and localizes to Golgi apparatus), whose product MAMDRGTLLFFIVMFIFLSLPSGNEEPRSDIERETLATFQSQAHQASRMLNSSEYYSGYGNITGYQLSYDDYLNHKSVSDWPIHKFSKEDPWIEDQKYSILPNEVTDMVKYFWGKDEVERNNGKAYMLNISGSAHGEFVPVESHVQPVRQKIPKYLKKYYKERTSNEDMGLDESNTDKEANNEEDTSHKVGNITIPGLISVNIRAFQYNFNEPKFHVVNKSDHVSDAVVAKIDLNLKDYSEINDYTIEMDAVYYQNTGALVATSNSAKFYGSYGLSHLTMNEDNFVISKKLMAQYNNMRDEKTLSLEDMNGSILKAFDQCEMVTFMQFNKTDFTHDELRYIDAELKNPSGKPLPEALPKLSVKEFLIYSPNCGIVLRNKSETPFTGEKVEVWYKQVRHVLTGLLVLVSIQLYLTFNQVNVARTPGQLSVISSKTLYFFGFEDSLLAIISLLLSTIATDLYLLLACVATIAFISCGVFEMRFLVSVLTTQANERGTTWWEIMRGSRQESLSNTPHSPPAEVPSEGPLLPLANAPTQQQQQQQQQDQTQEQPTPTEPNTAWQETSYSNSIFASGFTLAIIAMFLIFSSFDWRRKYRIIFEYISLIFINSYWVPQFLRNTLKNRRNSFTWQFIIGSSVIRVVPIYYFALYKDNPLRHRYDPHLCFVVTGWVLVQLILLLLQNRLGARFWINEKWLPQAYDYHRILSLKDLEEGGMSSDLLASFKQKTSSSSASESLNDGVSEEFVDCECTCPICMTDVTLPILVKDDNLSEGKKKNLHHHSGASQKEYMITPCHHIFHADCLESWMKYKLQCPVCRTSLPPV is encoded by the coding sequence ATGGCAATGGATAGGGGGACTTTACTATTCTTTATAGTCATGTTTATATTCCTTTCGCTACCGTCTGGGAATGAGGAACCTCGCTCAGATATTGAAAGAGAAACGTTAGCAACATTCCAATCACAAGCCCATCAAGCACTGCGAATGTTGAATAGCTCCGAATATTACCTGGGCTATGGGAATATCACAGGGTATCAACTATCATATGATGACTACCTCAATCATAAATCTGTATCCGATTGGCCCATACACAAGTTTAGTAAAGAGGATCCTTGGATTGAAGATCAAAAGTATTCCATATTACCGAATGAGGTGACTGATATGGTGAAATACTTTTGGGGAAAGGACGAAGTGGAAAGGAACAATGGAAAAGCCTACATGTTGAATATTTCTGGTAGTGCCCATGGTGAGTTTGTCCCTGTTGAATCGCATGTACAACCAGTGAGACAGAAGATACCgaagtatttgaaaaagtattaCAAAGAGAGGACAAGTAACGAAGATATGGGATTGGATGAGTCAAACACAGACAAGGAGGCAAATAATGAGGAGGATACATCACACAAAGTTGGAAACATAACCATCCCGGGTTTGATATCTGTGAATATTAGAGCGTTTCAGtataatttcaatgaacCTAAGTTTCATGTGGTAAACAAGAGTGATCATGTTAGCGATGCGGTTGTTGCcaagattgatttgaacTTGAAGGATTATTCGGAAATTAATGATTATACGATCGAAATGGACGCAGTGTATTATCAAAACACCGGTGCATTGGTAGCCACTTCAAATTCAGCCAAATTCTATGGATCGTATGGATTGAGTCATCTAACCATGAATGAAGATAACTTTGTTATATCAAAGAAGCTAATGGCTCAATATAACAATATGCGAGACGAAAAGACGTTATCTTTAGAAGATATGAATGGGTCAATATTGAAAGCTTTTGATCAATGCGAAATGGTAACATTTATGCAGTTTAACAAGACTGATTTTACCCATGATGAGTTGCGATACATTGACGCCgagttgaaaaatccaAGTGGGAAACCATTACCTGAAGCTTTGCCAAAGTTGAGTGTTAAAGAGTTTCTTATATACTCGCCTAATTGCGGGATTGTTTTAAGAAATAAATCAGAGACCCCATTCACGGGAGAGAAAGTTGAAGTTTGGTATAAGCAAGTGAGACATGTATTAACAGGActtttggtgttggtttCGATCCAGTTATACCTCACCTTCAACCAAGTGAATGTAGCAAGAACACCGGGACAATTATCAGTGATCTCAAGCAAAACATTATActtttttggatttgaagaTTCGTTATTGGCTATAATTTCATTGTTATTGTCGACTATTGCTACTGATTTGTATTTACTACTTGCATGTGTTGCCACTATTGCATTCATACTGTGTGGTGTGTTTGAAATGCGATTTTTGGTTAGTGTGTTGACAACACAGGCGAATGAACGTGGAACTACATGGTGGGAAATAATGAGGGGATCGAGACAAGAATCATTACTGAATACACCTCATTCCCCACCCGCCGAGGTGCCATCCGAGGGTCCTCTTTTACCGTTAGCCAACGCACCAAcccaacagcaacagcaacagcaacaacaggATCAAACACAAGAACAACCAACTCCTACCGAACCCAATACGGCGTGGCAAGAAACTTCCTATAGCAATTCTATATTTGCATCAGGGTTTACGTTGGCTATTATTGCTATGTTTCTCATATTTTCGTCATTTGATTGGAGACGCAAGTACAGGATAATATTTGAGTATATCTCTTTAATTTTTATCAACTCGTACTGGGTGCCTCAATTTTTGCGAAATACTTTAAAGAACAGGAGAAATTCATTTACTTGGCAGTTCATCATTGGAAGTAGTGTAATCAGAGTTGTTCCTATTTACTATTTTGCATTATACAAGGATAATCCATTAAGGCATAGGTATGATCCGCATTTATGCTTTGTGGTTACAGGCTGGGTTTTGGttcaattgatattgttgttgttacaAAACAGACTTGGTGCTAGATTTTGGATCAATGAGAAATGGCTACCACAAGCTTATGATTATCACCGTATATTGAGTTTGAAGGATTTGGAAGAAGGCGGAATGTCAAGCGATTTATTGGCAAgtttcaaacaaaagacCTCATCATCTAGTGCTTCTGAGTCTCTCAACGATGGAGTGTCTGaggaatttgttgattgtgaatGTACATGTCCAATATGTATGACCGACGTCACACTACCTATATTAGTGAAGGATGACAATCTAAGCGAgggaaagaagaagaatcttcaccatcactCTGGTGCCTCACAAAAGGAATACATGATCACCCCATGCCATCATATATTCCATGCTGACTGTCTAGAGAGTTGGATGAAATATAAATTACAATGCCCAGTTTGTCGAACCAGTTTACCGCCGGTATAG
- a CDS encoding Pga25 GPI-anchored adhesin-like protein, whose amino-acid sequence MKVSTLTSICLALMAFANAEEVHQQKRGFFDDIINGITGNTATAAVNSAASASTTAAATAAAAAASGGSSSATPEEDDEEDCEEESTTPSATSPTASNTISSNPTSSDPVSSNPVSSGSVSSDPTSSTSAAPSSSQGGLDSILSDLFPGSSSTPSSSQTIAGESSSLSQSLDPTASTLSSTPGSSSNLTSTTSTGGNIISSLVSDLLPSNSGSQSSSSSEPDDDDEECEDESSSPVASNTNIVPTTTGGNNDPTTTAGGNDDPTTTTTSGNWLSSLLNPSSSVAGVSTTTGNNSSSSALDQSSSLAGGATTTTGTGEDDDDETDCETATDEPTTTNGGNGGNGGTSDPTVTSKPTTTTTGSGGDDDDDDETDCETTTNEPTTDGITTTKSTSIAGESKTTTVTTTNSGGGVETNTITTHDQGTTKNPTTTAAGGGTVTEAHTVTLTYTGAGQTFTTYVTQQPEECEETVYYTVTTVVPCTTVAPGGGISTTTVTVVVTQTVYPQDENDDDYDNGSSGSGSSGSGSSGSGSSGSGSSGSSGSSGDDDDDWEWIEEGDDDCTTTTVKSIATSGSSSSGSGSSGSGSSGSGSSGSGSSGSGSSGSSSFSSGSFSSGSSGSGSSGSGSSGSGSSGSGSSSSDLGGLHPTDIVCPGEDGYDSDDDDYTYTSSSTSTPTEDCDEDEDDDDDDEEDCEETTTSTPYQNSTAPATENSTLQTPSSSTSLNGTYGFLKNAETVAVTTTQNTVVTASGAAATEEAEVSQVANAANRLGATEMNAGLFTFIAVAGYLLL is encoded by the coding sequence atgaaagtGTCAACGTTaacttcaatttgtttggCTTTGATGGCTTTTGCCAATGCGGAAGAAgtacatcaacaaaagagaggcttttttgatgatataatAAATGGAATCACGGGTAACACTGCTACAGCTGCAGTCAATTCAGCAGCAAGTGCATCTACAACTGCAGCCGCTACAGCTGCAGCTGCAGCTGCAAGCGGAGGCTCTTCATCTGCAACACCTGAAGAGGACGACGAGGAAGATTGTGAAGAAGAATCTACAACACCATCAGCTACTAGTCCAACTGCCTCAAACACAATAAGCAGCAACCCAACTTCATCAGATCCGGTCTCATCTAACCCCGTTTCATCAGGCTCAGTCTCCTCAGACCCGACTTCATCAACCTCCGCTgcaccatcttcatctcAAGGGGGTCTTGATTCTATCTTGTCAGATTTGTTCCCAGGCTCATCATCAACCCCAAGTAGCTCACAAACTATTGCTGGtgaatcatcttcattgtcaCAAAGTTTGGATCCTACCGCTTCAACTTTGAGTAGCACCCCAGGttcatcatccaatttaacatcaacaacatctaCCGGTGGAAATATCATTTCTAGCCTTGTTAGTGACTTGCTCCCATCAAACAGTGGCTCTCAAAGCTCCTCAAGCTCTGAACcagatgatgacgatgaagagTGTGAAGACGAATCATCTAGTCCTGTAGCCTCGAATACCAACATCGTCCCAACCACCACAGGAGGTAACAATGATCCAACTACCACTGCCGGAGGTAATGATGATCCTactactacaacaacatcagGTAACTGGTTGAGCTCTTTGTTGAACCCAAGCTCCTCCGTCGCTGGTGTTTCAACCACCACAGGTAACAACTCACTGAGTTCAGCTTTAGACCAAAGTTCCTCCCTTGCAGGTGGtgctactactactactgGAACaggtgaagatgatgacgacgaAACTGATTGTGAAACTGCCACTGATGAACCAACTACAACCAATGGTGGAAATGGTGGAAATGGTGGTACTAGCGACCCAACAGTTACTTCTAAGCCTACCACAACTACCACCGGATCAGGTggtgatgacgatgatgatgatgaaactgATTGTGAGACCACCACAAATGAACCAACCACTGATGGAATTACCACTACCAAGTCTACCAGTATTGCTGGTGAATCTAAGACTACTACTGTCACCACTACAAATTCTGGTGGTGGAGTCGAAACTAATACTATTACCACCCACGATCAAGGAACTACAAAGAATCCTACTACTACTGCCGCTGGTGGAGGTACTGTAACTGAAGCTCACACAGTTACGCTTACATACACAGGAGCTGGACAAACGTTTACAACTTATGTTACTCAGCAACCAGAAGAGTGTGAAGAAACTGTTTACTACACTGTCACCACTGTGGTTCCATGCACTACTGTTGCTCCTGGTGGAGGAATCTCAACCACTACTGTTACTGTTGTCGTTACTCAAACCGTTTACCCACAAGATgagaatgatgatgattatgataATGGATCAAGTGGATCAGGCTCTAGTGGATCAGGCTCTAGTGGATCAGGCTCTAGTGGATCAGGCTCTAGTGGATCAAGTGGTTCATCAGgagacgatgatgatgactgGGAATGGATCGAGGAgggtgatgatgattgtACCACAACCACTGTCAAGTCTATTGCAACTAGTGGCAGCAGCTCTTCAGGCTCAGGCTCTTCAGGCTCAGGATCTTCAGGCTCAGGCTCTTCAGGTTCAGGATCTTCAGGCTCAGGCTCTTCAGGCTCAAGCTCTTTCAGCTCAGGATCTTTCAGCTCAGGCTCTTCAGGCTCAGGCTCTTCAGGCTCAGGCTCTTCAGGTTCCGGCTCTTCAGGTTCCGGTTCCAGCTCAAGTGATCTTGGCGGTTTGCATCCAACTGATATTGTTTGCCCAGGAGAAGATGGTTACGacagtgatgatgatgactaCACCTACACCTCCTCACTGACTTCAACTCCGACTGAAGACTGtgatgaggatgaggatgatgacgacgacgatgaagaagattgTGAAGAGACCACCACCTCAACTCCATACCAAAACAGTACTGCTCCAGCCACCGAAAACTCGACTCTCCAAACTCCATCGTCATCTACATCTTTGAACGGTACTTATGGATTCTTGAAGAATGCTGAAACTGTTGCTGTTACCACTACTCAAAACACAGTAGTAACTGCTTCCGGTGCTGCTGCTACTGAGGAAGCTGAAGTTTCTCAAGTTGCCAATGCTGCTAACAGATTGGGAGCCACTGAAATGAATGCTGGTTTGTTCACATttattgctgttgctggATACTTGTTGTTATAA